A single region of the Vibrio chagasii genome encodes:
- the secF gene encoding protein translocase subunit SecF, producing the protein MSTSTKMTISERYFSNSNMTLLRKVMSVISIVLFMSSVMLVAVKGFNWGLDFTGGVVAEVQLSDQVTKDALKTQLDAAFQQDVQVVGMAEQDRWTIRYSQLTDAPQINLVDALASVSDQVKVLNSSVVGPQVGQDMVDQGGLAVLVCFLMIMLYLSVRFEWRLALGALAAIIYDVTIIFGLFALTQFEFNLTVLAAVLAILGYSLNDSIIIADRVREMLRGNPNGDTDNLLNESVKATFSRTMVTSGTTLLTVSALWLLGGAALQGFAIALVVGIASGTWSSISVGITLPKLLGLQPCHYQVKPPVEVEGEYP; encoded by the coding sequence ATGAGTACTTCAACAAAAATGACAATTTCAGAACGCTATTTTTCCAATAGCAATATGACTCTCCTGCGTAAGGTGATGTCGGTAATCTCTATTGTTCTGTTCATGAGCTCAGTAATGCTAGTGGCCGTGAAAGGGTTTAACTGGGGTTTGGACTTTACAGGCGGTGTGGTTGCTGAGGTTCAACTTTCTGATCAAGTGACCAAAGACGCATTGAAAACACAGCTTGATGCCGCTTTCCAACAAGACGTGCAAGTGGTTGGCATGGCAGAGCAAGACCGCTGGACCATTCGCTACAGCCAACTGACAGACGCACCGCAGATTAACTTAGTTGATGCTTTGGCATCGGTGAGTGACCAAGTGAAAGTGCTGAACAGCAGTGTGGTTGGCCCTCAAGTGGGTCAAGACATGGTTGACCAAGGTGGTTTAGCGGTATTGGTGTGTTTCTTAATGATCATGCTTTACCTAAGTGTACGATTTGAGTGGCGTTTAGCTCTAGGTGCTCTGGCTGCGATCATTTACGATGTGACGATTATCTTCGGCTTATTCGCTTTGACTCAGTTTGAGTTCAACCTAACGGTGCTGGCCGCGGTATTAGCGATTCTGGGCTATTCACTGAATGACTCAATCATCATTGCTGACCGTGTCCGTGAGATGCTGCGTGGCAACCCTAACGGCGATACCGACAACCTGCTTAACGAATCAGTCAAAGCGACGTTCTCTCGTACCATGGTGACTTCAGGTACGACTTTGTTAACAGTATCTGCGCTTTGGTTGCTTGGTGGCGCAGCGCTACAAGGTTTTGCGATTGCATTGGTTGTCGGTATTGCGAGTGGTACATGGTCTTCAATCTCGGTCGGTATCACCCTTCCGAAATTACTTGGCCTACAGCCTTGTCACTATCAAGTGAAACCGCCGGTAGAAGTTGAGGGTGAGTACCCTTAA
- a CDS encoding alkene reductase encodes MNKLFETSELKGLELQNRVVMAPMTRARTSQPGNVPNDMMATYYQQRASAGLIITEATQISDDSQGYSFTPGVYTDAQIEGWKSVTTAAKEQGAAIFCQLWHVGRVSHPTFQKGELPIAPSALAPIETQVWISDENGNGNMVDCIQPREMTQADIDRVVQDFANSAKKAIEAGFNGVEIHGGNGYLIDQFLRTNSNKRTDNYGGSRENRLRFLIEVVDAVIAEIGADKVGVRLAPFITFKDMNCPDIVPTILEASKALQARDIAYLHLSEADWDDAPVIPESFRVELRALFSNTIIVAGSYTPERAEEVLSKGYADLVAFGRPFVANPDLVSRLRNGSELSQLDGTTLFGGNEKGYIDYPAL; translated from the coding sequence ATGAACAAATTATTCGAAACATCAGAACTCAAAGGCCTAGAATTGCAAAACCGAGTTGTTATGGCACCCATGACACGCGCTCGTACTAGTCAACCTGGCAATGTACCAAACGACATGATGGCGACTTATTACCAACAACGTGCAAGTGCCGGGCTTATCATCACTGAAGCGACACAGATCTCTGATGACTCTCAAGGCTACTCATTCACTCCCGGCGTTTATACCGATGCACAAATTGAAGGTTGGAAGTCAGTAACCACAGCCGCCAAAGAGCAAGGCGCAGCAATATTCTGTCAACTCTGGCATGTCGGCCGTGTGTCTCACCCTACCTTTCAAAAGGGCGAACTGCCGATTGCACCGTCAGCTTTGGCTCCAATAGAAACTCAGGTGTGGATTTCTGATGAGAATGGCAACGGCAACATGGTCGATTGCATCCAACCAAGAGAGATGACTCAAGCAGACATCGATCGAGTGGTTCAAGATTTTGCGAACTCAGCAAAGAAAGCCATCGAAGCAGGCTTTAATGGTGTCGAGATCCACGGCGGCAATGGCTACTTGATTGATCAATTCCTAAGAACTAACTCAAACAAGCGCACTGACAACTACGGAGGTAGCCGCGAGAATCGACTTCGTTTTCTAATCGAAGTAGTGGATGCAGTGATTGCAGAGATAGGTGCCGATAAAGTCGGCGTGCGTTTGGCGCCATTCATCACCTTCAAAGACATGAACTGCCCAGACATAGTGCCAACCATTTTGGAGGCTTCGAAAGCACTGCAAGCTCGTGATATCGCTTATCTGCACCTGTCAGAAGCCGACTGGGATGACGCACCTGTGATACCTGAAAGCTTCCGTGTCGAACTAAGAGCCTTGTTCTCCAACACCATCATCGTCGCTGGCAGCTACACACCAGAACGCGCCGAAGAAGTATTAAGCAAAGGCTACGCGGATCTCGTCGCATTTGGTCGCCCATTCGTAGCAAATCCAGATCTCGTATCACGCCTACGAAACGGTAGCGAGCTATCACAGCTCGATGGCACGACTCTATTCGGCGGCAACGAAAAGGGCTATATCGATTATCCAGCGTTGTAG
- a CDS encoding sensor histidine kinase produces MDTSSNSRFAWIKSFAFTTLFCVLIAITTNTIWGGGFTLNLAISFGFGYSAVGSSFVLVKWFKRESRVFEVGVSMLIAMVVGTLNAHYWLNGFFGSNLSDLKSVILLGVIFCSVCYYYLYTREQQLRADNELEVAKRRQADQEKVVVLSQLKQLQSQIEPHFLFNTLATINVLIESDSAKAKLMLEKLTDLLRVTLKNSLTEQSTIAQEVDLLDAYLNIQKIRLDERLTFSIETNDISEQQVIPPFLIQPLVENALTHGIEPKATGGEVNIRIVQQDDQMKIEVSDSGVGLTAPSIAAGHGVGLSNIRQRIDTLYGDKASLTITERATGGVVSTILLPLISETSSENAVLKL; encoded by the coding sequence ATGGACACTTCTTCAAACAGTCGGTTTGCATGGATTAAAAGCTTTGCGTTCACTACGCTATTTTGCGTTCTTATTGCAATTACAACCAATACGATTTGGGGAGGCGGGTTTACGCTCAACTTGGCCATCAGCTTCGGCTTTGGCTACAGCGCGGTGGGTTCTTCGTTTGTTTTGGTTAAGTGGTTTAAACGAGAATCTCGCGTCTTTGAAGTTGGCGTTTCGATGCTCATTGCTATGGTGGTGGGTACCTTGAATGCACACTATTGGTTGAACGGCTTTTTCGGCTCTAACCTTTCCGATCTTAAATCCGTGATACTGCTTGGTGTGATCTTCTGTTCCGTTTGTTATTACTACTTGTACACAAGAGAGCAGCAGCTACGAGCCGATAATGAATTAGAGGTGGCGAAGCGTCGCCAAGCTGATCAAGAAAAGGTCGTGGTATTAAGCCAGCTTAAACAGTTGCAAAGCCAAATTGAGCCGCACTTCTTGTTCAACACTCTTGCGACCATCAATGTATTGATTGAGAGTGACAGCGCCAAAGCTAAGTTGATGCTTGAAAAGCTGACTGACTTGTTACGTGTGACCCTGAAGAACAGTCTTACTGAGCAATCGACCATCGCTCAAGAGGTCGATCTGCTAGACGCTTATCTCAACATCCAGAAGATACGATTAGATGAGCGTTTGACGTTCTCGATTGAAACCAACGACATCAGCGAGCAGCAAGTGATTCCGCCTTTCTTGATTCAACCTTTGGTTGAGAATGCGTTAACACACGGAATTGAACCTAAGGCTACTGGTGGTGAAGTCAATATCCGAATTGTTCAGCAAGACGACCAGATGAAAATTGAAGTATCAGACAGTGGCGTGGGGCTGACAGCACCGTCTATTGCTGCTGGCCATGGTGTTGGATTGAGTAATATTCGTCAGCGTATTGATACCCTATACGGAGATAAGGCGAGCCTGACGATCACAGAGCGAGCGACTGGCGGCGTGGTGTCAACTATCTTGTTGCCGCTCATCAGCGAAACTAGCTCCGAGAATGCAGTTTTGAAACTCTAA
- a CDS encoding HNH endonuclease — MFNVGQVYNRRTDIHGRYKGQQYGGIATPAAHPYVFIFTSDAGEEFGYSDGFSADGTFRYTGEGQEGDMQMIKGNLAIFEHQNNLKEILLFESVSTGLVRFVGVCNYICHHIEQRPDKNDQLRDAIIFHLDIVPQSIGDKIQTPKMSYLTKPTKSKSLKQLRDIALASTPLKASPKEQLTHVKYRSDAIKFYAKKRADGTCEGCEIASPFEAKSGPYLEVHHLTRLADGGADCPENVIALCPNCHREAHYSINATEFNSQLREKALKIEEELL, encoded by the coding sequence TTGTTCAACGTAGGACAAGTTTACAATCGACGTACAGATATACACGGCCGTTACAAAGGTCAGCAATATGGTGGTATAGCTACGCCTGCAGCACACCCATATGTATTTATCTTCACAAGCGATGCAGGTGAAGAATTTGGTTACTCTGATGGCTTTAGTGCAGACGGGACTTTCCGATATACAGGAGAAGGGCAAGAAGGTGATATGCAGATGATTAAAGGAAACTTGGCCATCTTTGAACACCAAAACAACCTAAAAGAGATTCTCTTATTTGAATCTGTCTCAACTGGTTTGGTTAGATTCGTTGGAGTTTGCAACTACATTTGTCATCACATAGAGCAACGCCCCGACAAAAACGACCAACTTCGCGACGCAATAATTTTCCATTTAGATATAGTCCCGCAAAGTATTGGAGATAAAATTCAAACTCCAAAAATGTCATACCTTACCAAGCCAACTAAAAGTAAATCACTGAAGCAGTTACGAGACATCGCTTTAGCTTCAACACCACTTAAAGCTAGCCCTAAAGAGCAACTCACGCACGTGAAATATCGTAGTGACGCTATCAAGTTTTATGCAAAGAAACGAGCAGATGGAACTTGTGAAGGCTGTGAAATAGCATCGCCCTTTGAGGCAAAGTCTGGTCCCTACCTAGAGGTACATCACCTGACACGATTAGCGGATGGTGGTGCTGATTGTCCTGAAAACGTGATTGCTCTCTGCCCTAATTGCCACCGAGAAGCGCACTACTCAATAAACGCTACTGAGTTCAACTCCCAGCTCAGAGAGAAGGCACTAAAGATTGAAGAAGAATTGTTATAA
- a CDS encoding insulinase family protein: MKTYYLATAICFALVGCSSTSKTNETLIQPDPAWTSAQLDNGFTYHVYPDHEASVSVRLVVHAGSIQETPQQEGYAHFVEHMAFNGSKNFSQNDVIRLFEEAGSSFGADINAYTSYEDTVYELDLPDNLQLEQALTWMRDVGDGLDLSSSEVEKEKGVILGEFRIARLDDKSFPEKYVDYLFEGSPYESQDALGTKASVMAATSEGLTDFYQTWYQPQIVELVVSGDVDLKTVIPMIEEKFSSWERGKTSKPQKQNTTSFNEGDYIEYAGREAPSISLTFNRGLNTVETHAQQHQRWLDETTQILIQQRLEADFNDAALPTQWITSDNIRLGALLYSSTSVGFPAGSRDAVQKALVSTLTSLRDYGVSEGEIASELHYYQDSLDDIEHDWDKRDSVDHVNDKVNALLSGDIVQSQKDYQASMEAFLANLSLEAINKNIKEVLSSDYFLIVGMDDNEDRTAVLASLDGLKASYSQQGTQTFVTATASAFASPAVPGEVELVEQMYADPNIQKWTLSNGIDMWYLRDSYAKDDVGIMYVSLGGKAALDPDLYAAANVTLPVIARSGAGDFTGSELKAYFDREGILVDSFISSTRHGIEFNIEKDGMSDAFAALYTFIVSPKVNSDQFEAVKQELVQDKESFLSTPVGQFEQAINQNIYRSGSRYLFVNKERVKAVSVEDVRAVHQQLFGQLRHNQLVVVGDIDPSELKPLVRKYLASIPLQAGTVPDFKVEYKQPTKPRIDVAINNVNSAEYILRVIPEPTTIESGGWTAKDVFMEDLLQRLVASRLDSYVREELSLDYSPYAYAASNDGEPTHEWVIGAMIAPENVDTVEMAIDRVISDLLQGISEDELHSIVKQFESDFVPLEASSIDQAWFVSRYLLYGYGVEALADVDRVAKSISVEDMNALLHHLFGENSRKVKNIMRPEA; the protein is encoded by the coding sequence ATGAAGACATATTATTTAGCGACGGCAATATGCTTTGCCCTGGTTGGTTGCAGTTCTACATCAAAAACCAATGAAACTTTAATTCAACCAGATCCTGCCTGGACATCTGCTCAACTGGATAATGGTTTTACCTACCATGTTTATCCTGATCATGAAGCATCGGTATCTGTGCGTTTAGTTGTGCACGCGGGCTCCATTCAAGAAACACCTCAACAAGAAGGCTATGCTCACTTTGTCGAGCACATGGCATTTAATGGCAGCAAGAACTTCTCTCAAAACGATGTGATTCGTCTATTTGAAGAAGCTGGCTCCAGCTTTGGTGCGGACATCAATGCCTATACTTCCTATGAAGATACGGTGTATGAATTAGATTTGCCAGATAACCTCCAATTAGAGCAAGCATTGACTTGGATGCGTGACGTTGGCGATGGCCTCGATCTCTCTAGTTCGGAAGTTGAAAAAGAAAAGGGAGTGATTCTTGGTGAGTTTCGTATAGCTCGTCTCGATGATAAGTCGTTCCCTGAGAAATATGTTGATTACCTTTTCGAAGGCAGCCCTTATGAATCGCAAGATGCGCTAGGAACTAAAGCTTCGGTTATGGCTGCCACGTCGGAAGGGCTTACCGACTTTTACCAAACTTGGTATCAACCTCAAATCGTTGAGCTAGTGGTTTCTGGTGATGTGGACCTTAAAACAGTGATCCCAATGATTGAAGAGAAATTTTCGAGCTGGGAGCGCGGTAAAACGTCAAAGCCACAAAAGCAGAATACGACTTCGTTCAATGAAGGTGACTACATTGAATATGCTGGCAGAGAAGCTCCGAGTATTTCTTTGACGTTTAACCGAGGTTTAAACACTGTTGAAACCCACGCTCAACAACATCAGCGTTGGTTGGATGAAACCACTCAGATTCTTATTCAACAGCGTTTAGAGGCAGACTTTAATGATGCAGCGCTACCGACGCAATGGATAACGTCAGATAACATCAGGTTGGGTGCTCTGCTTTATTCATCGACAAGTGTTGGCTTCCCAGCAGGCAGCCGTGATGCGGTTCAGAAAGCGTTGGTTTCTACTTTAACGTCGTTACGTGATTACGGTGTTTCTGAAGGAGAAATTGCGAGTGAGCTCCATTATTATCAAGACTCACTGGATGATATTGAGCACGACTGGGATAAAAGGGACAGTGTGGATCACGTGAACGATAAAGTGAACGCATTATTGTCTGGCGATATTGTCCAATCTCAAAAAGACTATCAGGCCAGCATGGAAGCCTTTCTTGCTAATTTAAGCCTTGAAGCGATTAATAAAAATATCAAAGAAGTCCTTTCGAGTGATTACTTTTTGATTGTCGGCATGGATGACAATGAGGATCGCACAGCGGTTCTGGCTTCTCTCGATGGATTAAAAGCTTCTTATAGTCAGCAGGGTACACAGACATTCGTAACGGCAACAGCCAGTGCATTTGCTTCGCCTGCCGTACCCGGTGAGGTTGAATTGGTAGAGCAAATGTACGCCGATCCAAATATTCAAAAGTGGACTTTAAGTAATGGTATCGACATGTGGTACCTACGTGATTCATACGCGAAAGACGATGTTGGAATAATGTACGTGAGTCTTGGCGGTAAAGCGGCGTTGGATCCGGATTTATACGCAGCTGCAAATGTGACATTACCTGTTATTGCTCGAAGTGGTGCTGGTGACTTTACGGGATCTGAGCTGAAAGCCTACTTTGATCGTGAAGGGATTTTAGTCGATTCTTTTATTTCTTCGACGCGACATGGCATTGAGTTTAATATCGAAAAAGATGGGATGAGTGACGCGTTTGCTGCGCTATATACCTTCATTGTGTCTCCTAAAGTGAATTCTGATCAGTTTGAAGCTGTGAAGCAAGAGCTAGTGCAAGATAAAGAGTCCTTCCTAAGTACGCCTGTTGGTCAATTTGAACAAGCGATCAATCAAAATATTTATCGCTCGGGAAGCCGCTATCTATTCGTAAATAAAGAGCGTGTTAAAGCGGTTTCTGTTGAAGATGTCCGTGCTGTTCATCAACAATTATTTGGTCAACTAAGACACAACCAGTTGGTGGTCGTTGGTGATATCGACCCAAGTGAGTTGAAACCTCTAGTTCGTAAGTACTTAGCTTCAATTCCATTGCAAGCGGGGACGGTGCCAGACTTCAAAGTGGAGTACAAGCAACCAACGAAACCACGTATTGATGTCGCGATCAACAACGTAAATAGTGCGGAATATATCTTACGAGTGATTCCAGAGCCGACGACGATAGAAAGTGGAGGCTGGACTGCAAAAGATGTCTTCATGGAAGACTTATTGCAACGTTTAGTCGCATCTCGTTTAGACTCTTATGTTCGTGAAGAGTTGAGTTTAGATTATTCACCTTATGCTTATGCGGCTTCGAATGATGGTGAACCGACTCATGAGTGGGTAATCGGAGCAATGATCGCGCCGGAGAACGTAGATACTGTTGAAATGGCGATTGATAGAGTGATCTCAGACCTCCTACAAGGTATTTCTGAAGACGAACTGCATTCGATAGTAAAACAGTTTGAATCTGACTTCGTGCCACTAGAGGCAAGCTCTATCGATCAGGCGTGGTTTGTGTCTCGTTATCTATTGTATGGGTATGGAGTGGAAGCTTTGGCTGATGTTGACCGAGTCGCTAAATCAATATCGGTTGAAGACATGAATGCTCTGCTCCATCACCTATTTGGCGAGAATAGCCGTAAGGTTAAGAACATCATGCGTCCTGAAGCTTAA
- the secD gene encoding protein translocase subunit SecD: protein MTVKKRIPRKQINHYSKWKYVVLITTIIIMVLSALPSWYGEDASVQINNRSEQTIDATQVTQYLASEGIQAKSAYQKDKRLVVILEDAEQQAKAKEVLNERLLDTATVALAMEPAAPKWLTDMGFAPIQLGLDLRGGVQFLLEVDMEPVYHAQAQAIADEITSQVRYARGKVVNDKVEFNFRTDADFEKAQKLIREEFPQWLRDSSDKKLTLTQSEDEQRTLRNLTVQQNLQIMRSRIEELGITEASIQRQGESRIRIELPGVQDPAAAKDVIGATASLAFYSVYDNPTRNTQTLKDTDGNRVVVARKAVLSGEHIIDARSGIGEMGSAEVNITLDSAGGKKMSEFSRHNIGKPMATVYSEYSRDRAGNSEKTSEVISVANIQSQLGSRFRITGAGSMAEAQELALLLRAGSLTAPVTIIEERTIGPSLGAENVTNGFAALALGLGLTLTFMALWYRRLGWVANGALIVNMVTLFGLIALLPGAVLTLPGIAGLVLTVGMAVDTNVLIFERIRDKMKEGRSFASSIDRGFDSAFSSIFDANFTTMIVAVALYTIGNGPIQGFALTLGLGLLTSMFTGIFASRAIINLVWGRDQRHDVRI from the coding sequence TTGACTGTGAAAAAACGCATTCCAAGAAAACAAATCAACCACTACTCGAAGTGGAAATACGTGGTACTTATCACCACCATTATCATCATGGTTCTGAGCGCTTTACCGTCTTGGTATGGCGAAGATGCTTCGGTTCAAATTAACAATCGCTCTGAACAAACCATCGACGCGACGCAGGTGACTCAATACCTTGCGAGCGAAGGCATCCAAGCTAAATCGGCTTATCAGAAAGACAAGCGTTTAGTGGTGATCTTAGAAGATGCCGAGCAGCAAGCAAAAGCCAAAGAAGTACTGAATGAGCGTCTGCTTGATACTGCAACCGTCGCGTTAGCAATGGAGCCAGCAGCACCAAAATGGCTGACTGACATGGGCTTTGCACCTATTCAGCTAGGCCTTGACCTACGTGGTGGTGTGCAGTTCTTACTCGAAGTAGACATGGAACCGGTTTACCACGCGCAAGCGCAAGCCATAGCTGATGAAATCACCAGCCAAGTGCGTTATGCCCGCGGTAAAGTGGTAAACGACAAAGTGGAATTTAACTTCCGTACCGATGCGGATTTTGAAAAGGCGCAGAAGCTGATTCGTGAAGAGTTCCCGCAATGGCTACGTGACAGCTCAGACAAAAAGCTGACTCTGACGCAATCAGAAGATGAACAACGTACGCTTCGCAACCTAACGGTTCAACAAAACCTACAAATCATGCGTAGCCGTATTGAGGAGCTAGGTATCACCGAAGCTTCAATTCAGCGCCAAGGTGAAAGCCGTATCCGTATCGAATTACCGGGTGTACAAGATCCCGCAGCTGCAAAAGACGTGATTGGTGCCACTGCATCATTGGCGTTCTACTCGGTTTACGACAACCCAACACGCAACACTCAAACGCTGAAAGATACCGATGGCAACCGTGTGGTTGTTGCTCGCAAAGCAGTACTAAGTGGTGAACATATTATTGATGCACGTAGTGGCATTGGTGAAATGGGCAGCGCAGAAGTAAACATCACCCTAGATTCTGCGGGTGGTAAGAAAATGTCTGAGTTCTCTCGTCATAATATCGGTAAGCCGATGGCGACAGTGTACAGTGAGTACAGCCGCGACAGAGCCGGTAATAGCGAGAAAACCAGTGAAGTGATCAGCGTTGCGAACATCCAATCTCAATTGGGTAGCCGCTTCAGAATTACAGGTGCAGGCAGCATGGCTGAAGCGCAAGAGCTTGCTCTATTGCTTCGTGCAGGTTCACTAACAGCGCCAGTCACTATCATTGAAGAGCGTACCATTGGTCCATCTTTGGGCGCAGAAAACGTGACTAACGGTTTTGCTGCACTGGCGCTTGGCCTTGGTCTTACTCTAACGTTCATGGCGCTATGGTATCGCCGTCTTGGTTGGGTCGCGAATGGTGCGCTTATCGTTAACATGGTAACGCTGTTTGGTCTGATCGCATTGCTACCGGGTGCGGTATTAACACTGCCGGGTATTGCTGGCTTGGTATTAACCGTTGGTATGGCGGTGGATACTAACGTACTTATCTTCGAACGTATTCGAGACAAAATGAAAGAAGGACGCAGCTTTGCTAGCTCCATCGATCGTGGTTTCGATAGCGCGTTCTCGTCTATCTTCGATGCTAACTTCACCACCATGATTGTAGCTGTCGCTCTTTACACCATTGGTAACGGACCAATTCAAGGCTTTGCTTTGACACTGGGCTTGGGTCTTCTAACCAGTATGTTTACGGGCATTTTTGCTTCACGAGCGATCATCAATTTGGTTTGGGGGCGTGACCAACGCCACGATGTAAGGATTTAA
- a CDS encoding LytR/AlgR family response regulator transcription factor yields MINSGVKPSVTAIIADDEALLRHHLDKSLAEVWPELEIISKAKNGTEAMQSIQQLQPDVAFLDIRMPELDGISLAKQLNKLASPPLVVFVTAYDEYAVKAFEHNAIDYLLKPINEERLLATCQKVQARLSSNQTQSGHMPEQPDIAALMSQLQQLSQSASQQTQPPYLSQKKYLTWLKASVGEDIHLIAVDDVAYFKAEDKYVSIFKKVQGGLLEEFILRVSLKELLAQLNPDEFWQIHRSVVVKVSAIDKVKKGLSGQMSAYVSGDKLPISRASQALFKGM; encoded by the coding sequence ATGATCAACTCAGGAGTAAAGCCCAGCGTGACGGCAATTATTGCAGACGATGAAGCGCTGTTAAGACATCACTTGGATAAGAGTCTTGCTGAGGTTTGGCCTGAGCTAGAGATTATCAGCAAGGCCAAAAATGGGACAGAGGCTATGCAGAGCATTCAGCAGCTACAACCTGATGTCGCCTTTCTTGATATTCGCATGCCAGAGCTTGATGGCATTTCGTTAGCCAAGCAATTGAACAAGCTTGCATCACCGCCGCTGGTGGTCTTTGTTACGGCTTACGACGAGTATGCAGTTAAAGCTTTTGAGCACAATGCGATAGATTACCTACTCAAGCCAATCAATGAAGAGCGCCTGCTTGCTACCTGTCAGAAGGTTCAAGCGCGCTTATCAAGTAATCAAACACAGTCCGGTCACATGCCAGAACAACCCGATATTGCTGCACTCATGAGTCAACTTCAGCAACTGTCACAGTCGGCATCACAGCAAACGCAGCCTCCTTATTTGTCGCAGAAAAAGTATCTCACGTGGCTCAAAGCCAGTGTTGGCGAAGACATTCACCTGATCGCCGTTGATGATGTGGCGTATTTCAAAGCAGAAGATAAGTACGTATCGATATTTAAGAAAGTGCAGGGTGGGCTTTTAGAGGAGTTTATTCTTCGTGTATCTCTAAAAGAGTTACTCGCTCAACTTAATCCGGATGAGTTTTGGCAGATTCATCGCTCAGTGGTGGTGAAAGTGTCGGCTATTGATAAGGTCAAAAAAGGACTATCCGGTCAGATGTCTGCGTATGTATCCGGTGACAAGTTGCCAATCAGCCGTGCCTCACAAGCTTTGTTTAAAGGAATGTAG
- the rlmJ gene encoding 23S rRNA (adenine(2030)-N(6))-methyltransferase RlmJ, giving the protein MEYRHQCHVGDHGDALKHPVLSALVQSLMQQHSRLNVIDTHSGTGCYDLTTAPSNHAGEFAEGVGYLWRNKAYLPESFASFMSVLEYYNPNQLITLYPGSAAITYQQGRSQDSFYFSDIQQDEADLLQTNIEKLQRDLDVSSKLTISAGDGLKALPDDVAKHDSHHLIVIDPPYETDSEYLAVIDALVKAYQQSERVSALIWYPLYTDDKSSLILNHCVTAVKDGLLPSPIKSELRLRDPKGDDRLIGSGLLLFNPPQGIAGTVADTLDYLHSQLATNGEGYWQMKSL; this is encoded by the coding sequence ATGGAATATCGACATCAATGTCACGTAGGCGACCACGGTGATGCACTGAAGCACCCTGTATTAAGTGCTCTGGTTCAGTCATTAATGCAGCAGCATTCGCGCCTCAATGTTATCGACACTCACTCAGGTACAGGGTGTTACGACCTAACCACTGCGCCAAGTAATCACGCTGGCGAGTTTGCAGAAGGGGTTGGGTACCTTTGGCGAAACAAGGCGTACCTTCCTGAGTCATTCGCATCTTTTATGTCGGTGTTGGAATACTACAATCCGAATCAACTTATTACGCTGTATCCCGGTTCAGCGGCGATTACCTATCAACAAGGTCGCAGCCAAGATAGCTTCTATTTTTCAGATATTCAGCAAGATGAAGCCGACTTACTGCAAACCAATATTGAGAAGTTACAACGCGATCTGGATGTCTCTAGCAAGCTGACCATTAGTGCGGGCGATGGGCTTAAAGCGCTGCCTGACGATGTCGCGAAACATGATAGCCATCACCTGATAGTTATCGATCCACCTTACGAAACGGATTCCGAATATCTCGCGGTGATTGATGCTTTGGTTAAGGCCTATCAGCAGTCAGAGAGAGTCTCTGCGCTGATTTGGTATCCACTCTACACCGATGACAAAAGCTCACTGATTTTGAACCACTGCGTGACAGCGGTGAAAGATGGCTTGCTACCAAGCCCTATCAAATCGGAATTGCGACTGCGCGATCCTAAGGGCGATGACCGACTCATCGGTAGCGGTTTGTTGTTATTTAACCCACCACAAGGCATTGCAGGGACGGTTGCTGACACGCTCGATTACTTACATAGTCAGCTTGCAACTAATGGTGAAGGCTACTGGCAAATGAAAAGCCTATAA